One Pyramidobacter piscolens W5455 DNA window includes the following coding sequences:
- a CDS encoding DUF2190 family protein, which yields MPMTKPIQIGNAITYVNAGEAAIAARDVVALANMCGIAQTGIAPGEAGTLILAGVHEVPAATGAAFAVGQIVYWDASGKKAAAAGTVPLGVVVEPKASSAATAKVRIGVALPGA from the coding sequence ATGCCCATGACCAAACCCATTCAGATCGGCAACGCGATCACGTACGTCAACGCCGGCGAGGCGGCGATCGCCGCCCGCGACGTGGTGGCGCTCGCCAACATGTGCGGCATCGCCCAGACCGGCATCGCCCCCGGCGAAGCGGGAACGCTGATCCTCGCCGGCGTGCACGAGGTGCCGGCGGCGACCGGGGCCGCCTTCGCGGTCGGCCAGATCGTCTACTGGGACGCTTCCGGCAAAAAGGCCGCGGCGGCGGGAACCGTGCCGCTCGGCGTCGTCGTCGAACCGAAGGCGAGCTCCGCGGCGACCGCCAAAGTCAGGATCGGCGTCGCGCTACCCGGCGCGTAG
- a CDS encoding phage tail sheath family protein, with translation MAYRHGVYVSEVPTSIVPPVRVDAATPFFVGAAPVHLVAKTEAEAKALVNKPVIAHTYAEAVEALGMAASGEWDRYTLSECVYSQFALYGVAPAVFVNVFDPTKNPVSQSERSFGLAARQASLGKNVLRWTVKVAAESGGSELTEGVDYSLAADGEGNLLVNALSGGALEDAPALYASFSTCDPSSVEAADVIGGYDAGTGTYKGLELIESVYPKWKIVPGFIVAPGFSSDPAVAAVMAAKASTINGSFSCLALCDAPCGAGGVEAYGGVPEWKNRNNYVWPEQVVCWPMLSLGGARYHLSVQLAGLMGKSDAAYEGTLVRSPSNRNLQMDGAVLGDEPMTEVNLTKEQATFLNAAGVVTALNWSNGWVAWGNRTGCYPGVTDAKDAFIPVRRMFQWIGNTLILTYWQKVDFPVTKRLIQTICDSAQMWLNGLAAREWLVGKPSIQFLEAENPTTDLIDGIVRLHVCVTPPLPAREIDFVLEYDVTQLSTLFE, from the coding sequence ATGGCCTATCGTCACGGAGTCTACGTTTCCGAGGTGCCCACCTCGATCGTGCCGCCGGTGCGAGTGGACGCGGCCACGCCGTTTTTCGTCGGCGCCGCGCCGGTCCACCTGGTGGCCAAGACCGAGGCGGAGGCCAAGGCGCTGGTCAACAAGCCCGTTATCGCCCACACCTACGCCGAGGCCGTGGAAGCCCTCGGCATGGCCGCCTCCGGCGAATGGGACAGGTACACCCTGTCCGAGTGCGTCTACAGCCAGTTCGCGCTGTACGGCGTCGCGCCGGCCGTGTTCGTGAACGTCTTCGACCCCACGAAGAACCCCGTTTCGCAGTCGGAACGCTCGTTCGGGCTCGCGGCGCGGCAGGCCTCGCTCGGCAAAAACGTGCTGCGCTGGACGGTGAAAGTCGCCGCCGAAAGCGGCGGATCGGAACTGACGGAAGGCGTCGATTACAGCCTGGCGGCCGACGGCGAGGGGAATCTGCTCGTCAACGCGTTGAGCGGCGGCGCCCTGGAGGACGCCCCCGCGCTCTACGCCTCGTTTTCGACCTGCGATCCGTCCTCCGTCGAAGCGGCCGACGTGATCGGCGGCTACGACGCCGGGACCGGGACCTACAAAGGACTGGAACTGATCGAGTCGGTCTATCCCAAGTGGAAGATCGTGCCCGGCTTCATCGTCGCCCCCGGTTTCAGTTCCGATCCGGCCGTGGCCGCGGTGATGGCCGCCAAGGCGAGCACTATCAACGGCAGCTTCTCGTGCCTGGCTCTGTGCGACGCGCCCTGCGGCGCCGGCGGCGTCGAGGCCTACGGCGGCGTGCCCGAGTGGAAGAACAGGAACAACTATGTCTGGCCCGAGCAGGTCGTCTGCTGGCCCATGCTCTCGCTGGGCGGGGCCAGGTATCACCTGTCCGTGCAGCTGGCGGGGCTGATGGGCAAAAGCGACGCCGCCTACGAGGGCACGCTCGTGCGCAGCCCTTCCAACCGGAACCTGCAGATGGACGGGGCCGTCCTCGGCGACGAGCCCATGACGGAAGTGAACCTGACCAAGGAACAGGCCACTTTCCTCAACGCCGCCGGCGTCGTCACCGCCCTGAACTGGTCCAACGGCTGGGTGGCGTGGGGCAACCGCACCGGCTGCTATCCCGGCGTCACCGACGCCAAAGACGCCTTCATCCCGGTGCGGCGCATGTTCCAGTGGATCGGCAACACGCTGATCCTCACGTACTGGCAGAAAGTCGATTTCCCCGTCACCAAGCGGCTGATCCAGACCATTTGCGACAGCGCCCAGATGTGGCTGAACGGTCTGGCGGCGCGCGAGTGGCTGGTGGGCAAGCCGTCGATCCAGTTCCTCGAGGCCGAGAACCCGACCACCGACCTGATCGACGGCATCGTCAGGCTGCACGTCTGCGTGACGCCGCCCCTGCCGGCGCGCGAGATCGACTTCGTTCTCGAGTACGACGTGACGCAGCTGTCCACGCTGTTCGAATAG
- a CDS encoding phage tail protein codes for MIVMRLDFEQSRLERARAALSGVRGGAETAVCRALNKAVKHARTASVRYICENYNIRPSEARRNLTVSLASRNKQNAQLVQKGSPLALSKFLIAPKKPPNQKGKKPEARARTIAGVRFGTRKELPHAFVARTRNGHLGVWSRAPEKGRRAIRQRYTTSVPQMLNNEAVMKRLDEEARQIMSAELDRQVDLILSGREKGKKS; via the coding sequence ATGATCGTTATGCGTCTGGATTTCGAGCAGAGTCGGCTCGAACGCGCCCGCGCGGCGCTGAGCGGCGTTCGCGGCGGCGCGGAGACGGCCGTTTGCCGCGCCCTGAACAAGGCCGTAAAGCACGCCAGGACCGCTTCGGTCCGCTACATCTGCGAGAACTACAACATCCGTCCGTCCGAAGCGCGCAGGAACCTGACGGTGAGCCTGGCCTCGCGGAACAAGCAGAACGCGCAGCTGGTTCAGAAAGGGTCGCCGCTGGCGCTGTCGAAGTTCCTGATCGCGCCGAAGAAGCCGCCGAACCAGAAAGGCAAAAAGCCCGAAGCCCGCGCCAGAACGATCGCCGGCGTCCGCTTCGGCACGCGCAAAGAGCTGCCCCACGCCTTCGTGGCGCGCACGCGGAACGGACATCTCGGCGTCTGGTCGCGCGCTCCGGAGAAAGGACGCCGCGCCATCCGCCAGCGCTACACCACCAGCGTGCCGCAGATGCTGAACAACGAGGCGGTCATGAAGCGCCTCGACGAAGAAGCGCGGCAGATCATGAGCGCCGAGCTCGACCGCCAGGTCGATCTGATCCTGAGCGGACGCGAGAAAGGAAAGAAGTCATGA
- a CDS encoding phage major tail tube protein, with protein sequence MPAIPERLINYNCYTEAGRLLGVTTVDMPQLQAMTDTVKGAGIAGEINEPTIGHYQALGATVHFNTANVDMNYLINPRPHVLVFLGSLQFVDQGSGELKTKALRVLMRAKPTNSSIGNADVSAAMDSSVEFSVDRLLITLDGVPTVDYDPLNFVCNIGGVDVLAGVRRDIQ encoded by the coding sequence ATGCCCGCAATTCCCGAAAGACTGATCAACTATAACTGCTACACCGAGGCCGGACGGCTGCTCGGCGTCACCACCGTGGACATGCCTCAGCTGCAGGCCATGACCGACACGGTCAAGGGCGCCGGCATCGCCGGCGAGATCAACGAGCCGACGATCGGCCACTATCAGGCGCTCGGCGCCACCGTGCACTTCAACACGGCCAACGTGGACATGAACTATCTGATCAACCCGCGGCCGCACGTCCTCGTCTTCCTCGGCTCGCTGCAGTTCGTCGACCAGGGCAGCGGCGAGCTGAAGACCAAGGCGCTGCGCGTGCTGATGCGCGCCAAGCCGACCAACAGCAGCATCGGCAACGCCGACGTTTCCGCCGCCATGGACAGCAGCGTCGAGTTCTCGGTCGACCGCCTGCTGATCACGCTCGACGGCGTGCCGACGGTCGATTACGACCCGCTCAACTTCGTCTGCAACATTGGCGGCGTCGACGTGCTCGCCGGCGTGCGCCGCGACATCCAGTAA